A portion of the Canis lupus baileyi chromosome 6, mCanLup2.hap1, whole genome shotgun sequence genome contains these proteins:
- the QSOX1 gene encoding sulfhydryl oxidase 1 — protein MGWCGCRSGPPPSRLLPLLLLLAATGAAPRSALYSSSDPLALLQADTVRGAVLGSRSAWAVEFFASWCGHCIAFAPTWKALAQDVKDWRPALNLAALDCADETNNAVCRDFNIPGFPTVRFFKAFSKNGSGTTLPVAGADVETLRKRLIDALESHSDTWPPACPPLEPARLEEIDGFFARNDDEYLALIFEKEGSYLGREVALDLSQHQGIAVRRVLNTEGDVVSKFGVTDFPSCYLLFRNGSTSRVHVLQESRPFYTAYLKKFSKLIREAVPTKVVPTTVHTIAPTVWKVVDRSKIYMADLESALHYILRVEVGKFSVLEGQRLVALKKFMAVLAQHFPGQPLVQNFLHSVNDWLKRQQRKKIPYSFFKAALDNRKEGTMIAKKVHWVGCQGSEPHFRGFPCSLWILFHFLTVQAARHNLDHSQETAEAQEVLQAIRSYVRFFFGCRDCANHFEQMAAASMNRVDSLNSAVLWLWSSHNKVNARLAGAASEDPHFPKVQWPPRGLCSACHNDLWGSPVWDLDNTLRFLKTHFSPSNVVLDMPSAVPGPQMGALRMAAGNVTLGPKKAGIAVGPGTKSPGTTVPEVPTERLSATYPQDMLLGLSVTPAEPDRGSREHRAELQMDKLEQPKGQQHLTKRDTGTVLLAEFLAEKNLPRNPSELRRVGRSSKQLASIPEGEPEAGPMGGRDQWLQVLEGNFSHLDISLCVGLYSLSFMGLLAIYTYFRARMRALKGHPGHPAA, from the exons ATGGGCTGGTGCGGCTGCCGCTCGGGGCCGCCGCCGTCGcggctgctgccgctgctgctgctgctggcggcGACCGGCGCGGCCCCGCGCTCCGCGCTCTACTCGTCCTCCGACCCGCTGGCGCTGCTGCAGGCGGACACGGTGCGCGGCGCCGTGCTGGGTTCCCGCAGCGCCTGGGCCGTGGAGTTCTTCGCCTCCTGGTGCGGCCACTGCATCGCCTTCGCCCCGACGTGGAAGGCGCTGGCCCAGGACGTCAAAG acTGGAGGCCGGCACTGAACCTTGCTGCCCTGGACTGTGCTGATGAGACCAACAACGCAGTCTGCAGGGACTTCAACATCCCTGGCTTCCCAACCGTGAGG TTCTTTAAGGCCTTTTCCAAGAATGGCTCAGGAACAACACTGCCAG TAGCTGGTGCTGATGTGGAGACACTGCGGAAGAGGCTCATCGATGCCTTGGAGTCCCATAGTGACACGTGGCCCCCCGCCTGTCCCCCACTGGAGCCTGCCAG GCTGGAAGAGATTGATGGATTCTTTGCAAGAAACGACGACGAGTACCTGGCCCTGATCTTTGAAAAGGAAGGCTCCTATCTGGGTAGAGAG GTGGCTCTGGACTTGTCCCAGCACCAAGGCATAGCAGTGCGCAGGGTCCTGAACACGGAGGGTGATGTGGTGAGCAAGTTTGGGGTCACCGACTTCCCATCTTGCTACTTGCTGTTTCGGAATGGCTCTACCTCCCGGGTCCACGT GCTTCAGGAATCCAGGCCCTTTTACACCGCTTACCTGAAGAAGTTCTCCAAGCTCATCCGGGAGGCTGTCCCAACCAAGGTTGTGCCAACCACTGTTCACACGATAGCTCCCACCGTGTGGAAAGTCGTGGATCG CTCCAAGATCTACATGGCTGACTTGGAATCTGCACTGCACTACATCCTGCGGGTGGAAGTAGGCAAGTTCTCTGTTCTGGAGGGGCAGCGCCTCGTGGCCCTGAAAAAGTTCATGGCCGTGCTGGCCCAG CACTTCCCGGGCCAGCCCTTAGTCCAGAACTTCCTGCATTCCGTAAATGACTGGCTCAAGAggcaacagagaaagaaaattcccTACAGTTTCTTTAAAGCTGCCCTGGACAACAGGAAGGAG GGCACTATGATTGCCAAGAAGGTGCACTGGGTTGGCTGCCAGGGGAGTGAGCCACATTTCCGGGGCTTTCCCTGTTCCTTGTGgatcctctttcatttcctgacGGTGCAAGCAGCTCGGCACAATTTAGACCACTCACAAGAAACAG CCGAGGCCCAGGAAGTCCTCCAGGCCATCCGGAGCTACGTGCGCTTCTTCTTCGGCTGCCGAGACTGCGCCAACCACTTCGAGCAGATGGCGGCGGCCTCCATGAACCGGGTGGATAGTCTGAACAGCGCCGTGCTCTGGCTCTGGTCTAGCCACAACAAGGTCAATGCTCGCCTGGCGG GTGCCGCCAGCGAGGACCCTCACTTCCCTAAGGTGCAGTGGCCGCCCCGTGGACTCTGTTCTGCCTGCCACAACGATCTCTGGGGTTCGCCTGTGTGGGACCTGGACAACACCCTCAGATTCCTCAAGACCCACTTCTCCCCAAGCAATGTCGTCCTGGACATGCCTTCGGCTGTACCGGGCCCCCAGATGGGTGCCCTGAGGATGGCAGCCGGGAATGTTACTCTGGGCCCCAAGAAGGCTGGGATCGCGGTAGGCCCAGGGACCAAGTCCCCCGGAACCACTGTTCCTGAGGTTCCCACAGAGAGACTCAGTGCCACTTACCCCCAGGATATGCTCCTCGGTCTCAGTGTGACCCCGGCTGAGCCAGACCGGGGATCTCGTGAGCACAGAGCAGAGCTTCAGATGGATAAGCTGGAGCAGCCAAAAGGGCAGCAACACTTGACCAAGCGAGACACAGGAACAGTATTGCTGGCTGAGTTCCTGGCTGAGAAGAACCTCCCCAGAAACCCTTCAGAGCTGAGGCGAGTGGGTCGCAGCTCAAAGCAGCTGGCCAGCATTCCCGAGGGGGAGCCGGAGGCTGGGCCCATGGGGGGCCGGGACCAGTGGCTGCAGGTGCTGGAAGGGAACTTCTCCCACCTGGACATCAGCCTCTGTGTGGGACTCTACTCCCTGTCTTTCATGGGCCTTCTGGCCATCTACACCTACTTCCGGGCCAGGATGAGGGCACTGAAGGGCCATCCTGGCCACCCCGCAGCCTGA